The following DNA comes from Megachile rotundata isolate GNS110a chromosome 9, iyMegRotu1, whole genome shotgun sequence.
CAGTTCTATTTTAAGGAAAATTGAAATCACGCCATTTAATGGCAATCCAATAAACTGGCATAGTTTTCATGATATCTTTAAATCTTCGGTACACGATGACAAGGAATTAATCGGTTTGGAAAAATTCCATCTCTTAAAAAATGCACTTTGTGGAGAGGTGTCCGCGATAGTCGAATCATTAGAGGCGTCAGAAAGCAACTATTTGGTGGCTTGGGACTTGTTATGCAAGCGATATAATAATCCGCGAAACATTATTAATGCTCATTTAAAACATTTGTTTGACTTaccagaaactactcaacctaCAGCGTTGAATCTTATACAGTTAGCAGAGCAAGCTCAAGTGCATTTTAACGCGTTGCAGGCTGTAAGCAACCCTACTGAGCTCTGGAATACATTCTTAATACACGTTGTTGCGAGTAAGTTAGGTAAAAATGTTCGTGACAGGTGGGAACGTACTTTGAAAAACGAGGAAGTTCCTACATTTAAGCAactgttaaattttattaacaaacttGCATGCGAAGCTATTATGGGACAGGAGAATTTGAATACATTAAATACTCCGGTTACCCAAGATATACTACACTTAAAAACACAAGTCCACGATCAGGTATACGGAGAGACAGACAAAAAAAGACTAAAGACTTCTAATTAGACTGCTTATGATTCCAAGTTTCTGAGGTGAATGACGATAGGTCAAACTTAGTCCTCTCACTAAAAAACGCCCTAGCCTTTCCCACTCCGTGACCAAATTCTTTCAGAATAACATTTCtattcatttaagcatcatcGAACTGCTTGGCTTTTTTACAGGGTCATTATGAAACAAATTTTTGAGTATTAGGGTATGCTGCTGTTAAGACTTTTAACTTTAACCAATATTTGTATAGAACAGTCGTTGATACTACATTCAAATTTGAGCCATTTTACACCTTAATCGCTGGGATCGAAGCAACTCTGAATTCGCACCCTTTCACACCCGCATCCTAACGATTTCCTTGCCTTATCGCCCAGTCTTTATGATTCGTTAGGATATGTACCGGAACATGATTTAGTT
Coding sequences within:
- the LOC105663464 gene encoding uncharacterized protein LOC105663464 — protein: MTSSVKWNKLQLLNRQRDNAKDQVARILLSLLEDPEMSTGALMARRSKLDQMYNTFSKTQTEIEVNDGVSNHAEEWQSFNNQFFKAMEIINNQKVITTENYRAAPSYKVPDSSSTVKPTSSILRKIEITPFNGNPINWHSFHDIFKSSVHDDKELIGLEKFHLLKNALCGEVSAIVESLEASESNYLVAWDLLCKRYNNPRNIINAHLKHLFDLPETTQPTALNLIQLAEQAQVHFNALQAVSNPTELWNTFLIHVVASKLGKNVRDRWERTLKNEEVPTFKQLLNFINKLACEAIMGQENLNTLNTPVTQDILHLKTQVHDQVYGETDKKRLKTSN